The DNA sequence TTGCGGAGTCGCGCACGCGAGTGAAATTCGGATCAGTGGGATCCAGGACATCGAATGTGATCTCCCGTGAGATATATACCTTCTCGTCTTTTCCAAGCGGTACATTGTTAATCACTTGTATTCGAAACTCTGCATTTTTCGTGCCAGCCTCATTCTGTGGGGAAACATCTTGAACCATGCTCAACCGGAGCCCtccgatggccttgatgagAATGCCATCTTGGACTCGTTCCAAGGAGCCGGACCCCAAGAACATGCCGGGAAGAGACGGGAACGAAATGTCAAGTGTGGGGCGAACTGTCATTGGTGAGCTCGTTGCATTGAAAGGCACTAACTCAGCTGGCAAAGTCCAAGGGAAGAATGTGTAATTCGTCGGTGAAGACAAATCAGCCATTGTCACGCTTGGGCGGCCCTTCGCATAGTCTAGAATAGGTCCCTCCGGTGGCCCTCGGCTGGGCATCAAATGTAGCCGAGCCAAATTTGCAGCATGAAAAATGTCAGGACGTGCAGCGGTTGATGATAGCCCGAAAAGAGGAGGCAACGGCGCTATTGGACAAACAGCACTATTGATCTGCTTGCTGACTGACAGTTGTGTCTTTCGGGGATGCTGGGCAGTTGTTGTACTCTTGGGTATGATGAGTGGATGGCCTTCTGTGGAAAACACAAACGGCTGGTCGATGTTGTTTAGAGGATGCGAAGGGTCAAAGAGCAAATACAGATATTTAGACGTCTCGCCTAAAAAGAAGCTCTCCATTCTGTCATTGAGCTCACCACTGCGGACGTCTTGAAGGCCAGCCCAGCCGCATTTAGTCCAGCACCGTCTTTTAAGATCGCGTAGTACCATCTCGCCAACATGTAAGTACCAAGGGTCCTTGGTGGCTTGATAGAGATAAAACGTTGATTCAGCAAATTCGGGCCGGCCACTGTACCATGCCAGACCCCCCTCTATGTCCCCCGTAACGACATTCCATCTTTCAGGGAGGCCTGAAAACCGGGTCCAAACAGCCGTTGTCAGAAGATGAATCCCTACGGCCTCATCTATCTCTCCTGCCAAGCTTAGGAGACCTGGGTAAAAGGCGCTCAGGCTATCGATCCAAAACGCCCGCGTGGCGCCAGTGAAAACATCTCCTTGGATTAAATGTGGGTGCTGATAGCCTTCTCCACGATACAAATGACGCTTTACTGAAGCGTGTGATTCTTGCCAGGCTTGCAAAAAGGCTTCTGCAGAATTCTCGTACTCGCTTAGTGGTGGAAAGTCATTGTCGAAGGCATGCCACGAACTATTGAGATCGCGCGGGAACCGTTCCCCTGATGACAGCAGGATATACGATTTGAAAGCATATTCAAAGAAGCTGTCAATTCCTGCACCGATCTGAGGTTCATGATATTTTAGCCCCGTATCATAAACTTGACGTTCCGAAAAACTTACCCCTGTGTAAGGATGAACCCATTTACCCGATTCTGCATCGATGCCTGCCCCGACTAACCCAATatcacttcttcttgcccAAACCGCCCAAAAGGCTCTTTTACCCAACTCCTCATACCGGCCATCTCCGGTAAGCCGGCTCAAGACAGTAAACTCCAAGACTAAGCTGCCAGCGCCCGCGCTGCATGTCTCCGTCGTTTCTACCAATGGAATGCGACGAGACTTACAATTCTCGTGATCTTTAGTATTGTCGCACGAGAAGGCGGCATTTAGCGGCGAGTTTGCATAGAATGGGTGCCGTCGGACTCCATATCGCAGATTGACACGGGGATAAGGAAGACCGGTCTCAGTATAGAAGGCAGGCAACAGACGATTCGCCAGATCAACAGCAAGTCGCAAAAATTGGCCATTGTAAACGAATCCATTCTCCCATTTGATTCCCTGTGTATTTAGGGGGAATGAAGTCTTATCCCAAGCTTTGGCGAATGCGACCTCGGCTTCAGGAGGGCTGTATATCGTAATGGGAAGATCGCCCACAGAAAACAAATGAGCGCTAAGTAGTCCGCCTGTAATGCTCCGATGTCAGATTTAAGTTAGTTCTTGGAGAATGGAACTCTGTACCTAGTCCCCGAATGACCGTCTCGAAGACTTGAACTTTACTGTCTATGTCAAACCCGCGGCTTCTTTCGCCCTGGCCAGCAGGGCCATCTGAGCCATCACCGTACAGCTTCACAAAGTCCCTCACACCATCCTGGAAATGTGCCCAAGCTCTTGCACCATCGTCTGGGCTAGATGACAGTATCGCTAGTGAAGATAGGCTGTCGATCAAGGTCAATGAGTAATTCCCCAGAACGTCGTTCAATCCTGCATTCGCAAGGGTATCTCGGTCGCGAACTAGCGGACGGCAGGATAGAGGGCGTAGCTCGTCTTCGGGAAAGGCATGCGTAATGTAGTTGTCGAAACCGTGGTAGAACATATGCTCAGTGTCCTTTCTAGAATGCGAATCCATGTCAATtatacaacaacaacatcaataaTGATAAGCGCTTACCTGAGTTCATTAAGCTGATCTGTCCTCATACCCCAAGCCATGGTAAGCCACAGCGAGAG is a window from the Aspergillus oryzae RIB40 DNA, chromosome 6 genome containing:
- a CDS encoding uncharacterized protein (glycosyl hydrolase, family 47), translated to MRSGCWYLQMPFLRAEWVMNWIMLLSLWLTMAWGMRTDQLNELRKDTEHMFYHGFDNYITHAFPEDELRPLSCRPLVRDRDTLANAGLNDVLGNYSLTLIDSLSSLAILSSSPDDGARAWAHFQDGVRDFVKLYGDGSDGPAGQGERSRGFDIDSKVQVFETVIRGLGGLLSAHLFSVGDLPITIYSPPEAEVAFAKAWDKTSFPLNTQGIKWENGFVYNGQFLRLAVDLANRLLPAFYTETGLPYPRVNLRYGVRRHPFYANSPLNAAFSCDNTKDHENCKSRRIPLVETTETCSAGAGSLVLEFTVLSRLTGDGRYEELGKRAFWAVWARRSDIGLVGAGIDAESGKWVHPYTGIGAGIDSFFEYAFKSYILLSSGERFPRDLNSSWHAFDNDFPPLSEYENSAEAFLQAWQESHASVKRHLYRGEGYQHPHLIQGDVFTGATRAFWIDSLSAFYPGLLSLAGEIDEAVGIHLLTTAVWTRFSGLPERWNVVTGDIEGGLAWYSGRPEFAESTFYLYQATKDPWYLHVGEMVLRDLKRRCWTKCGWAGLQDVRSDYAKGRPSVTMADLSSPTNYTFFPWTLPAELVPFNATSSPMTVRPTLDISFPSLPGMFLGSGSLERVQDGILIKAIGGLRLSMVQDVSPQNEAGTKNAEFRIQVINNVPLGKDEKVYISREITFDVLDPTDPNFTRVRDSAMIDIVIDVIPENLRRRNHSGDPQGSTAEHSPKHIIGESSADDKLGAVDPSASSVKSALSSFVNHVSWLLWDESQPQSAWPAAEKKPFLRLTLPAAMASGLGSAPMPDVEDSSTFSVTGDVPKSRLPWSTIYFADELCDHRILRDIAQTHQVLVIKRGGCSFSQKLRSIAAYPPSRHALRLVIVVSYEEEPIDENLEPQVNPFSSLAAVRAEPYLVRPYLDETQMTAGGVPRRHLISLVMVGGGAETYELLRQATGVGIKRRYTVRSQGIPVSNLYII